One Chryseobacterium wanjuense genomic region harbors:
- a CDS encoding DUF4377 domain-containing protein — protein sequence MKTIITAVKSAFPVLAVFALTQCKAPANASNGNEKTLIVGPQTADCTGVAPMKCLQVKEKPTENWTNFYSNIEGFTYEPGYEYVLQVKTEKIENPPADGSSIKYTLVKQVSKTKK from the coding sequence ATGAAAACTATTATAACTGCTGTGAAATCGGCATTTCCGGTATTGGCAGTATTTGCATTGACTCAATGTAAAGCTCCTGCAAATGCATCCAACGGAAACGAAAAAACTTTAATTGTTGGTCCCCAAACCGCAGACTGCACCGGAGTAGCTCCTATGAAATGTCTTCAGGTAAAGGAAAAACCTACAGAAAACTGGACAAATTTCTACAGCAACATCGAAGGTTTCACCTACGAACCGGGCTATGAATATGTCTTGCAAGTGAAAACCGAAAAAATTGAAAATCCGCCTGCAGATGGATCTTCAATCAAATACACCTTAGTAAAACAAGTTTCAAAAACTAAGAAATAA
- a CDS encoding DUF962 domain-containing protein has translation MSERIKTFKEFYQFYLTEHSKMGTRIFHFTGTLLVFVVIGYVISSGKERFLWYIPIFGYGFAWFSHALIEKNKPATFKYPIWSLISDFRLFFELLIGKQKFRGISVKKPVE, from the coding sequence ATGTCTGAAAGAATAAAAACGTTCAAAGAATTTTATCAGTTTTACCTTACGGAGCACAGTAAAATGGGTACCCGTATTTTCCATTTTACAGGAACTTTGCTTGTCTTTGTTGTGATAGGTTATGTTATCAGTTCAGGAAAAGAAAGATTTCTATGGTATATCCCGATTTTCGGTTATGGCTTTGCGTGGTTCAGTCATGCGCTGATTGAAAAGAACAAACCCGCTACCTTCAAATATCCGATCTGGTCATTGATCTCGGATTTTAGACTGTTTTTTGAACTGTTGATCGGGAAACAGAAGTTCAGGGGAATTTCGGTGAAGAAGCCGGTGGAATAA
- a CDS encoding APC family permease, with the protein MSQLFRRKIYSDSDTSTHLLRVLGVWDIVFFGIAAIIGAGSFSSLGEAVFRGGPGVILLYLICGFACGFTALCYAEFASRIPTAGSAYTYAYASFGELIAWIIGWALIMEYSFGNIYVAFSWSDYFTSFLERLGMHIPDYLTCSYTEARKAFMNGSENTELLNAWKNAPLIGNLKFIVDIPALVINGLITWLCYVGVKESKNFNNALVILKLAVIVLVILVGFAYINTDNWTPVNPQTHVTSFMPNGFSGVMSAVSGVFFAYIGFDALSVLSEETKDPQKTLPKGMILSLVLCTFIYIALTLVLTGMVDYRKFDGVGDPLSFIFEKTNANVAWMELVVSFVAIVAITTVLLVFQMGQPRIWYAMSRDGLMPQKFQTVHPKYKTPSFATIITGIVVGIPILFTDKTFILDFTSIGTIFAFVLVCAGVLMLPAKEKIKGRFHLPYINGKIIFPVIFIGTLIVFYIFEPQFFQDLMDWKDPKEGEFRASIFFFILINLVLCVFTFIKNFSLIPLIGLSSCLYLLTGMSHENWFWFGLWFAIGLVIYFCYGYRNSKLRRA; encoded by the coding sequence ATGAGTCAACTTTTTAGGAGAAAAATCTATTCAGATTCAGATACATCTACTCATCTTTTGAGGGTTTTAGGTGTTTGGGACATTGTATTTTTTGGTATTGCGGCGATTATTGGTGCAGGGAGTTTCAGCAGTTTGGGGGAAGCCGTTTTCAGAGGAGGTCCCGGGGTTATCTTACTATATTTGATCTGCGGTTTTGCCTGCGGTTTTACGGCACTTTGCTATGCAGAATTTGCGAGCAGAATTCCTACGGCGGGTTCCGCTTACACGTATGCTTATGCCAGTTTCGGGGAATTAATTGCCTGGATCATCGGCTGGGCGCTTATTATGGAATATTCTTTCGGAAATATTTATGTGGCTTTCTCATGGTCGGATTATTTCACCAGTTTTCTGGAAAGGCTGGGAATGCACATTCCTGACTATCTAACCTGCAGCTATACCGAGGCCAGAAAGGCATTTATGAATGGTTCTGAAAACACAGAACTGCTTAACGCCTGGAAAAATGCTCCTTTAATCGGGAATTTAAAATTCATTGTTGATATTCCTGCTTTGGTTATCAATGGGTTAATTACCTGGTTATGTTATGTAGGAGTTAAAGAAAGTAAAAACTTCAATAATGCTTTGGTTATCTTAAAATTAGCCGTTATCGTATTGGTAATTTTGGTTGGTTTTGCTTATATTAATACTGATAACTGGACACCGGTTAACCCGCAAACTCATGTGACTTCTTTCATGCCGAATGGCTTTTCGGGAGTGATGAGTGCCGTGTCCGGAGTTTTCTTTGCCTACATAGGTTTTGATGCGTTGAGTGTACTGTCTGAAGAAACAAAAGATCCGCAGAAAACACTACCGAAAGGGATGATTCTTTCATTGGTTTTATGTACTTTCATTTATATTGCTTTAACCTTGGTATTAACCGGAATGGTTGATTACAGAAAGTTCGACGGTGTAGGAGATCCTTTATCATTCATTTTTGAAAAAACAAATGCCAATGTTGCGTGGATGGAACTTGTAGTTTCTTTTGTCGCGATTGTGGCGATTACAACCGTATTATTGGTTTTCCAGATGGGACAGCCGAGAATCTGGTACGCGATGAGCCGTGACGGATTAATGCCTCAGAAATTCCAAACCGTGCATCCTAAGTATAAAACACCGTCATTTGCAACGATTATCACAGGTATTGTCGTGGGAATTCCGATTTTATTTACTGATAAAACATTCATCTTAGACTTTACAAGTATCGGGACGATCTTCGCGTTTGTATTGGTTTGTGCAGGAGTTTTAATGCTTCCTGCGAAAGAAAAAATCAAAGGCAGATTCCACCTTCCTTATATAAATGGGAAGATTATTTTCCCTGTTATTTTCATTGGGACATTAATCGTTTTCTATATTTTCGAACCGCAGTTTTTCCAAGACCTAATGGACTGGAAAGATCCAAAAGAAGGCGAATTCAGAGCTTCTATATTCTTTTTTATCCTGATTAATTTAGTTCTTTGTGTGTTCACTTTTATTAAAAACTTTTCATTAATTCCTTTAATCGGGTTAAGTTCATGCTTATATCTTTTAACAGGAATGAGCCACGAAAACTGGTTCTGGTTCGGACTTTGGTTTGCCATTGGTCTTGTGATCTATTTCTGCTACGGCTATAGAAACAGTAAACTCAGAAGAGCTTAA
- a CDS encoding DUF3857 domain-containing protein: protein MDNQVETENYKVEKFSPWAGYIEDHELIERIKDSDFAKRQIDEGRDYCYFLDKKYYTSNTENNEYVCMAYTLNEPSNLERASVMDIVVEENEVYNIHRISVLRDGVLIDKIPDMKVKVLDSENQSSGGILSSNKKINITIKDLRLYDILILEDSRVKAFTDRDFLRKEFSKYVWVSPDNYWAYGSFRFTFINDREQTIAYKKTFFRDENGNVLEPEINYLQKGEKFVFEEKNYINPVDANREIFPYIDFATDTNWKDLSNYIAPIYEEIFNKAFLPEYAPNLVEKLEAISDLDEKIQFAIEYVQNNIYYIFNADEMNGHKPQEPAITYENKQGDCKAKSVLLKVILDYIGVDSSIVLVNFHTDFYIKYYLPSLLTFNHVIVKINHKGEEYFIDATIRDEFGLLENRGFIYFMHYLEVKPNQELKERKSYKFPYYCIDEKVDFNVQDTTGKLVLTTVYKGNRANAMRRYFKNTNKREVVDSWNNFLFYSLNYSGDRNGTDIRNIFKDASIDIVSDDKQLNEFKIQYKSTIENPYYTDPKNNRFLMYFDRNVVKASARDYMHKDLPFWHNFDREKYEINLYTDQKIDTEEKYTAQESTIKNPYFDFTSRKKITKNGASVFIEYNPLTNLEIPQSEFENFRTNHHTVADSNFGLGIDIIEPGLMNRLKFSFKKKFK from the coding sequence ATGGATAATCAAGTAGAGACGGAAAATTATAAAGTTGAAAAGTTTTCGCCATGGGCAGGATATATTGAGGATCATGAACTTATAGAAAGGATAAAAGATTCCGATTTTGCAAAAAGACAGATCGATGAAGGCCGTGATTATTGCTACTTTTTAGACAAAAAATATTATACAAGCAATACGGAAAACAACGAGTATGTCTGCATGGCTTACACGCTCAATGAACCTTCAAACCTTGAAAGAGCTTCTGTGATGGATATTGTGGTGGAAGAAAATGAAGTGTACAATATTCATAGAATCAGTGTTTTAAGAGATGGAGTTTTAATTGATAAAATTCCGGATATGAAGGTAAAGGTGTTAGACAGCGAAAACCAAAGCAGTGGTGGAATTCTGAGCAGCAATAAAAAAATTAATATTACCATTAAAGATTTAAGACTGTATGATATTTTGATTTTGGAAGATTCCAGAGTAAAAGCTTTTACAGATCGTGATTTTCTTAGGAAAGAATTTTCAAAGTATGTTTGGGTAAGTCCGGACAATTATTGGGCTTACGGAAGTTTTAGATTTACTTTTATAAATGATCGTGAGCAAACGATTGCCTACAAAAAAACATTCTTCCGGGATGAAAACGGAAATGTACTGGAACCTGAGATTAATTACCTGCAGAAAGGCGAAAAATTTGTTTTTGAAGAAAAGAATTATATTAACCCTGTAGACGCCAATCGTGAAATTTTTCCTTATATAGATTTTGCGACAGATACCAACTGGAAAGACCTCTCAAATTATATTGCACCTATCTACGAAGAGATTTTCAATAAGGCTTTCTTGCCAGAATATGCACCGAATTTGGTTGAAAAATTAGAGGCGATTTCAGATTTAGACGAAAAAATTCAATTTGCGATTGAATATGTTCAGAATAATATTTATTACATCTTCAATGCAGATGAAATGAACGGTCACAAACCGCAGGAGCCGGCAATTACTTACGAAAACAAACAGGGAGATTGTAAAGCGAAATCTGTTCTATTAAAGGTTATTCTGGATTATATCGGGGTAGATTCTTCAATTGTTTTGGTGAATTTTCATACAGATTTTTATATTAAATATTACCTGCCTTCGCTGCTTACTTTTAATCATGTAATTGTTAAAATTAATCATAAAGGAGAAGAATATTTTATAGATGCTACGATTCGTGATGAATTCGGATTGCTTGAAAACCGCGGATTTATCTACTTTATGCATTATCTTGAAGTAAAACCGAACCAGGAATTGAAGGAAAGAAAATCATATAAGTTTCCTTATTACTGCATCGATGAAAAAGTCGATTTTAATGTTCAGGATACTACCGGAAAATTGGTTTTGACAACAGTTTATAAAGGAAACAGAGCCAATGCCATGCGACGATATTTTAAAAATACGAACAAAAGGGAAGTGGTCGACAGCTGGAATAATTTCCTTTTTTATAGCCTGAATTATTCCGGGGACAGAAACGGAACCGATATCAGAAATATCTTTAAAGATGCTTCCATAGACATTGTTAGTGATGATAAGCAGCTGAATGAGTTTAAGATACAGTACAAATCAACCATCGAAAATCCGTATTATACAGATCCTAAAAACAACCGTTTTCTGATGTATTTTGACAGAAATGTGGTAAAAGCGAGTGCAAGAGATTATATGCATAAAGATCTTCCTTTCTGGCATAATTTCGACAGGGAGAAGTATGAAATTAACCTTTACACAGATCAGAAAATCGATACGGAAGAAAAATATACGGCGCAGGAAAGTACGATCAAAAACCCGTACTTTGATTTCACAAGCCGAAAGAAAATTACGAAAAACGGAGCTTCTGTTTTTATTGAATATAATCCTCTGACGAATCTTGAAATTCCGCAAAGTGAGTTTGAAAATTTCAGGACCAATCATCATACCGTGGCCGACAGCAATTTCGGACTCGGAATTGATATTATTGAACCGGGATTGATGAACCGACTTAAATTTAGCTTTAAGAAAAAGTTTAAATAA